One window of Erinaceus europaeus chromosome 6, mEriEur2.1, whole genome shotgun sequence genomic DNA carries:
- the TRPV4 gene encoding transient receptor potential cation channel subfamily V member 4, whose translation MEPSTGPHAGPTVEGAEPPGEESNPGAEAFPLSSLANLFEGDEGSPTPSTDVGRPPGPGDGRPNLRMKFQGAFRKGVPNPIDLLESTLYESSVAPGPKKAPMDSLFDYGTYRHHPSDNKRWRRKVIEKQPQSPKAPAPQPPPVLKVFNRPVLFDIVSRGSTSDLDGLLPFLLAHKKRLTDEEFREPSTGKTCLPKALLNLSGGRNDTIPMLLDIAERVGNAPEFINAPFRDIYYRGQTALHIAIERRCKHYVELLVARGADVHAQARGRFFQPKDEGGYFYFGELPLSLAACTNQPHIVHYLTENPHKKADLRRQDSRGNTVLHALVAIADNTRDNTRFVTKMYDLLLLKCARLFPDSNLEALLNSDGLSPLMMAAKTGKIGIFAHIIRREVTDEDTRHLSRKFKDWAYGPVYSSLYDLSSLDTCGEEASVLEILVYNGKIENRHEMLAVEPINELLCDKWRKFGAVSFYINVASYLCAMIIFTLTAYHQPLEGAPPYPYRTTPDYLRLAGELITLGTGVLFFFTNIKDLFMKKCPGVNSLFIDGSFQLLYFIYSVLVILAASLYLAGVEAYQAVMVFALVLGWMNALYFTRGLKLTGTYSIMIQKILFKDLFRFLLVYLLFMIGYASALVSLLTPCANLRACPEPGDTNCTAPSYPACRDADTFSTFLLDLFKLTIGMGDLELLRGTRYPAVFAVLLVTYIVLTFVLLLNMLIALMGETVGQVSKESKHIWKLQWATTILDIERSFPVFLRKAFRSGEMVTVGKSSDGTPDRRWCFRVDEVNWSHWNQNLGIINEDPGRNEAYQYYGFSHTVGRLRRDRWSSVVPRVVELNKSTGPDEVVVPLDGLGKVGCDSRPPKWRTEDAPL comes from the exons ATGGAGCCCAGCACAGGCCCTCACGCGGGCCCAACCGTGGAGGGCGCTGAGCCCCCCGGGGAGGAGAGCAACCCTGGGGCGGAAGCCTTCCCCCTGTCTTCTCTGGCTAACCTGTTTGAGGGAGACGAAGGCTCCCCCACTCCATCCACTGACGTGGGGCGGCCTCCTGGCCCCGGGGACGGGCGCCCCAACCTGCGCATGAAGTTCCAGGGTGCCTTCCGTAAGGGGGTGCCCAACCCCATCGACCTGCTGGAGTCCACCCTATACGAGTCCTCGGTGGCACCTGGGCCCAAGAAGGCGCCCATGGACTCGCTGTTTGACTACGGCACCTATCGCCACCACCCCAGTGACAACAAGCGCTGGAGGAGGAAGGTCATAGA GAAGCAGCCGCAGAGCCCCAAGGCCCCGGCACCCCAGCCGCCACCCGTCCTCAAGGTCTTCAACCGGCCCGTCCTCTTTGACATCGTGTCCCGGGGCTCCACCTCAGACCTGGACGGCCTGCTGCCCTTCCTGCTGGCTCACAAGAAGCGTCTGACCGACGAGGAGTTCCGGG AGCCGTCCACGGGGAAGACCTGCCTGCCCAAGGCACTGCTCAACCTGAGCGGGGGCCGCAATGACACAATCCCCATGCTGCTGGACATTGCCGAGCGCGTGGGCAACGCACCTGAGTTCATCAACGCGCCTTTCCGAGACATCTACTACCGAG GTCAGACGGCCCTACACATCGCCATTGAACGCCGCTGCAAGCACTATGTGGAGCTCCTGGTGGCCCGGGGGGCGGACGTGCACGCACAGGCCCGGGGCCGCTTCTTCCAGCCCAAGGACGAGGGAGGCTACTTCTACTTCG GTGAGCTGCCTCTGTCGCTGGCGGCCTGCACCAACCAGCCGCACATCGTGCACTACCTGACGGAGAACCCCCACAAGAAGGCTGACCTGCGGCGCCAGGACTCCCGCGGCAACACCGTGCTGCACGCTCTGGTGGCCATCGCAGACAACACCCGCGACAACACGCGCTTCGTCACCAAGATGTACGACTTGCTGCTGCTCAAGTGCGCCCGCCTCTTCCCCGACAGCAACCTGGAGGCCCTGCTCAACAGCGACGGGCTCTCGCCCCTCATGATGGCCGCCAAGACTGGCAAGATCGGG ATCTTCGCGCATATCATCCGCCGGGAGGTGACTGACGAGGACACTCGCCACCTGTCCCGCAAGTTCAAGGACTGGGCCTACGGGCCCGTCTACTCCTCGCTCTACGACCTTTCGTCACTGGACACCTGTGGGGAGGAGGCCTCGGTGCTGGAGATCCTGGTCTACAACGGCAAGATTGAG AACCGTCACGAGATGCTGGCCGTGGAGCCCATCAACGAGCTGCTGTGTGACAAGTGGCGCAAATTCGGGGCCGTGTCCTTCTACATAAACGTGGCGTCCTACCTGTGCGCCATGATCATCTTCACCCTGACCGCCTACCACCAGCCGCTGGAGGGTGCC CCGCCCTACCCGTACCGCACCACACCGGACTACCTGCGGCTGGCGGGTGAGCTGATCACACTGGGCACCGGGGTGCTCTTCTTCTTCACCAAC ATTAAAGACCTGTTCATGAAGAAATGCCCCGGAGTGAACTCTCTCTTCATCGACGGCTCCTTCCAGCTGCTCTA CTTCATCTACTCGGTGCTGGTGATCCTGGCGGCCTCGCTCTACCTGGCAGGCGTGGAGGCCTACCAGGCCGTCATGGTGTTCGCCCTGGTCCTGGGCTGGATGAACGCCCTCTACTTCACGCGCGGCTTGAAGCTGACGGGGACCTACAGCATCATGATCCAGAAG ATCCTCTTCAAGGACCTCTTCCGCTTCCTGCTGGTCTACTTGCTCTTCATGATCGGCTATGCCTCAG CCCTGGTCTCCCTCCTGACGCCGTGCGCCAACCTGCGGGCCTGCCCTGAGCCCGGGGACACCAACTGCACGGCGCCCAGCTACCCCGCCTGCCGCGACGCCGACACCTTCAGCACCTTCCTGCTGGACCTGTTCAAGCTGACCATCGGCATGGGCGACCTGGAGCTGCTGCGGGGCACCAGGTACCCCGCCGTCTTCGCCGTCCTGCTGGTCACCTACATCGTGCTCACGTTCGTGCTGCTGCTCAACATGCTGATAGCGCTCATGGGCGAGACGGTGGGCCAGGTCTCCAAGGAGAGCAAGCACATCTGGAAGCTGCAG TGGGCCACCACCATCCTAGACATCGAACGTTCCTTCCCTGTGTTCCTGAGGAAGGCTTTCCGCTCCGGCGAGATGGTGACGGTGGGCAAGAGCTCTGACGGGACCCCCGACCGTAGGTGGTGCTTCAG GGTGGACGAAGTGAACTGGTCCCACTGGAACCAGAACCTGGGCATCATCAACGAGGACCCGGGCAGGAACGAGGCCTACCAGTACTACGGCTTCTCCCACACCGTGGGCCGTCTGCGCAGGG ACCGGTGGTCGTCCGTGGTGCCGCGAGTGGTGGAGCTGAACAAGAGCACCGGCCCGGACGAGGTGGTGGTACCCCTAGACGGCCTGGGCAAGGTCGGCTGTGACAGCCGCCCCCCCAAGTGGAGGACCGAGGACGCCCCCCTCTAG